One Triticum dicoccoides isolate Atlit2015 ecotype Zavitan chromosome 5B, WEW_v2.0, whole genome shotgun sequence genomic window carries:
- the LOC119308063 gene encoding stromal 70 kDa heat shock-related protein, chloroplastic-like — MATFTSQVSAMAGASPSSSLFVSRRRPAVMPLQMRVARGGRPRGLAMRVTCEKVVGIDLGTTNSAVAAMEGGKPTVITNAEGQRTTPSVVAYTKGGERLVGQIAKRQAVVNPENTFFSVKRFIGRKMAEVDDEAKQVSYNVVRDENGNVKLDCPAIGKQFAAEEISAQVLRKLVDDASKFLNDKITKAVVTVPAYFNDSQRTATKDAGRIAGLEVLRIINEPTAASLAYGFEKKNNETILVFDLGGGTFDVSVLEVGDGVFEVLSTSGDTHLGGDDFDKKIVDWLASTFKNDEGIDLLKDKQALQRLTEAAEKSKMELSTLTQANISLPFITATADGPKHIEATLSRAKFEELCSDLIDRLKTPVNNALKDAKLSVSNLDEVILVGGSTRIPAVQETVRKITGKDPNVTVNPDEVVSLGAAVQGGVLAGDVKDVVLLDVTPLSIGLETLGGVMTKIIPRNTTLPTSKSEVFSTAADGQTSVEINVLQGEREFVRDNKSLGSFRLDGIPPAPRGVPQIEVKFDIDANGILSVAAVDKGTGKKQDITITGASTLPKDEVERMVEEADKFAQEDKEKRDAIDTKNQADSVVYQTEKQLKELGDKVPAPVKEKVDVKLQELKDAIAGGSTQSMKTAMEALNQEVMQIGQAMYNQTSAGGAGSTDAETEPGAGSTSSGKGPNDGDVIDADFTDSN; from the exons ATGGCTACCTTCACTTCCCAGGTCAGCGCGATGGCCGGCGCCTCCCCGTCGAGCTCTCTCTTCGTGAGCCGGCGGCGGCCGGCGGTCATGCCCCTGCAGATGCGGGTTGCTCGTGGCGGGCGGCCGCGCGGGTTGGCGATGCGGGTGACGTGCGAGAAGGTGGTGGGAATCGACCTGGGCACCACCAACTCCGCCGTCGCGGCGATGGAGGGCGGTAAGCCGACGGTGATCACCAACGCCGAGGGCCAGCGGACGACGCCGTCGGTGGTGGCGTACACCAAGGGAGGAGAACGGCTAGTGGGCCAGATTGCCAAGAGGCAGGCCGTCGTCAACCCGGAGAACACCTTCTTCTCCGTCAAGCGCTTCATTGGACGCAAGATGGCTGAGGTAGATGACGAGGCCAAGCAGGTCTCATATAACGTTGTGCGCGATGAGAACGGAAACGTCAAGCTCGACTGCCCTGCTATCGGCAAGCAGTTCGCAGCGGAAGAGATATCCGCGCAG GTATTGAGGAAATTGGTGGACGATGCATCTAAGTTTCTGAATGACAAAATTACAAAAGCGGTGGTTACCGTTCCAGCGTACTTCAATGACTCGCAGAGAACAGCAACAAAGGATGCTGGCCGTATTGCAGGGCTGGAAGTTCTCCGCATTATAAATGAGCCAACTGCTGCATCTCTTGCTTATGGTTTTGAGAAGAAAAACAACGAAACGATTCTAGTGTTTGACTTGGGTGGCGGTACTTTTGATGTCTCTG TATTGGAGGTTGGAGATGGTGTATTTGAGGTGCTTTCCACATCTGGGGACACACACttaggtggagatgactttgataaG AAAATTGTAGATTGGCTTGCTAGCACCTTCAAGAATGATGAAGGCATCGATCTTCTTAAGGATAAACAAGCCCTTCAGCGTCTTACTGAGGCAGCAGAAAAATCTAAGATGGAATTGTCAACGCTAACACAGGCGAACATTAG CTTGCCATTCATAACTGCTACTGCTGATGGGCCCAAACACATTGAGGCAACCCTCTCTAGAGCTAAATTCGAGGAACTGTGTTCAGATCTGATTGATAG GCTTAAAACTCCTGTTAATAACGCCTTGAAAGATGCCAAGCTATCTGTTAGTAATCTAGATGAAGTGATTCTTGTGGGTGGATCCACCCGAATCCCTGCAGTGCAAGAAACTGTTAGGAAGATAACAGGCAAGGATCCTAATGTTACAGTCAACCCTGATGAGGTTGTTTCTCTTGGGGCGGCCGTACAG GGTGGAGTTTTGGCTGGAGATGTGAAGGATGTTGTTCTTCTTGATGTTACTCCATTGTCAATTGGTTTGGAGACGTTGGGTGGAGTGATGACGAAGATTATCCCCAGGAATACAACACTGCCCACCTCCAAATCAGAGGTATTCTCAACGGCTGCTGATGGACAGACAAGTGTTGAGATTAATGTCCTCCAGGGAGAGAGAGAGTTTGTCAGGGACAACAAGTCTCTTGGAAGCTTCCGACTGGATGGGATCCCTCCTGCACCACGTGGTGTACCACAAATCGAAGTGAAGTTTGACATTGATGCCAATGGCATTCTGTCAGTAGCAGCTGTTGATAAGGGTACTGGAAAGAAGCAGGATATCACCATCACTGGTGCTAGTACACTACCAAAGGACGAG GTCGAGAGAATGGTAGAAGAAGCCGACAAGTTTGCCCAGGAGGACAAAGAGAAAAGAGATGCTATTGACACCAAGAACCAAGCAGACTCTGTGGTGTACCAGACGGAGAAGCAACTGAAGGAGCTTGGGGACAAGGTCCCTGCTCCTGTGAAAGAGAAGGTTGATGTAAAGCTCCAGGAACTGAAAGATGCCATTGCTGGTGGATCGACACAGAGCATGAAAACTGCCATGGAGGCTTTGAACCAGGAGGTAATGCAGATCGGACAGGCTATGTACAACCAAACTAGTGCCGGTGGTGCTGGCTCTACTGATGCTGAAACTGAGCCTGGTGCTGGATCAACAAGCTCAGGAAAGGGACCAAATGATGGAGATGTTATCGACGCGGACTTCACAGATAGCAATTAA